In one Natronosalvus amylolyticus genomic region, the following are encoded:
- the tatC gene encoding twin-arginine translocase subunit TatC — METTDSDDAADDADSEDGRAADGEKDETDGDDDDTGTVDDDDLEEPPERPEGDETAEPPRAKTDGDGFGSAHDPERQEPTYPDPDEDIGGISTPPDDQEMPLADHIEEMVLRLAVVLLIAAAATAIALLWASQAIEFIWFNIFPGPTVEVPPPHVYHPLELWLTRIKVAALAGVMVAVPMFVYECYLFMRPGLYPHERKYYLAAVPTSVVLAGIGMLVSFVVVLPILFRYFTFYSEGSAEIAYALGETFNLVITLTGFLAIVFQIPLFIILAVMMGVTTRRWLADKRIYFWAAFAGLSFMFTFDPTLMAPIIVAIIMIILFEGTLLLLKWVGR; from the coding sequence GTGGAGACAACCGACAGCGACGACGCTGCCGACGACGCCGACAGCGAAGACGGCCGGGCAGCAGACGGTGAGAAAGACGAAACTGACGGCGATGACGACGACACCGGAACCGTCGACGATGACGACCTCGAGGAGCCCCCGGAACGGCCGGAAGGTGACGAGACGGCCGAACCCCCTCGAGCGAAAACCGATGGCGACGGCTTCGGGTCTGCACACGATCCCGAGCGCCAGGAACCGACGTATCCGGACCCAGACGAAGATATCGGTGGCATTTCGACGCCACCCGACGACCAGGAGATGCCCCTGGCCGACCACATCGAGGAGATGGTGTTGCGGCTCGCGGTCGTCTTACTCATCGCTGCAGCCGCAACCGCGATTGCGCTGCTGTGGGCCTCACAGGCCATCGAGTTCATCTGGTTCAACATCTTCCCCGGCCCGACGGTCGAGGTGCCACCGCCGCACGTGTACCATCCGCTCGAGCTGTGGCTGACCCGGATCAAAGTCGCCGCACTGGCGGGTGTTATGGTCGCCGTCCCGATGTTCGTCTACGAGTGTTACCTGTTCATGCGCCCGGGACTGTACCCCCACGAGCGCAAGTACTACCTCGCCGCAGTTCCCACGAGCGTCGTGCTCGCGGGTATCGGGATGCTCGTCTCGTTCGTCGTCGTCCTCCCGATTTTGTTCCGGTACTTCACGTTCTACTCCGAAGGGAGCGCCGAGATCGCCTACGCGCTCGGCGAGACGTTCAACCTGGTGATCACGCTCACCGGCTTCCTGGCTATCGTCTTCCAGATTCCGTTGTTTATCATCCTCGCGGTGATGATGGGCGTGACCACTCGCCGGTGGCTCGCTGACAAGCGGATTTACTTCTGGGCGGCCTTCGCCGGGCTGTCGTTCATGTTCACCTTCGACCCGACGCTCATGGCCCCGATCATCGTCGCTATCATCATGATCATCCTGTTCGAGGGGACGCTCCTCTTGCTCAAGTGGGTCGGACGGTAG